A stretch of Fusarium poae strain DAOMC 252244 chromosome 2, whole genome shotgun sequence DNA encodes these proteins:
- a CDS encoding hypothetical protein (TransMembrane:10 (i131-149o155-177i189-212o218-241i312-336o348-368i375-396o408-429i441-464o476-492i)), whose amino-acid sequence MAVEKTPTINHVEDEVASDSKEWSHIQGQQGADIDRNMTLWEAIKAYPGAITWSFLLSSSIIMEGYDIVLIGNLMAQPAFQRKYGDWYGDKLGYQISGPWQSGLGNATAIGTIIGAFANGWLTQRFGYRQTLVASLLAITGFIFITFFAHNLPMLLVGSTLCGLPWGVFATMAPAYASEICPMALRGYLANYVCLCWALGQLLAAGVLFSFSDNTTQWAYRIPFAIQWIWPIPLLIILWFTPESPYWLAQKNRLEDAKKVLRRISAKSNKSDEDLDKQLAMIVHTNKIESEHSTGSSYLDCFKGINLRRTEIVSLVFVAQNTTGVGIGGTPTYFFVQAGVDPKNSFKFATGALGLASVGVIISWALIYRIGRRTLYVWACGACTVLMLLIGILASVPQSQAVSFGQAGIVLIWEIVFYATIGPVCYAIIGEIPAVNVRSKSICLARIAYYISQILNNTYGPYMINPTEGDWKGKVGYFWAGLSLLTFVWAYFRLPETKDRSFEEIDILFANKTSARKFAETKVDAYAEDSEGRIVKEVGV is encoded by the exons ATGGCAGTCGAAAAGACTCCCACTATCAATCATGTCGAAGATGAAGTTGCATCCGACTCAAAGGAATGGAGTCACATCCAGGGCCAGCAGGGCGCTGACATTGATCGAAATATGACACTTTGGGAAGCTATCAAAGCTTATCCTGGTGCCATTACCTGGTCATTCCTACTCTCTTCGTCTATCATTATGGAAGGCTATGACATCGTCCTCATAGGCAACCTTATGGCACAGCCGGCTTTCCAGAGGAAGTATGGCGACTGGTACGGCGACAAACTCGGCTATCAGATATCTGGGCCATGGCAGTCCGGACTTGGCAACGCCACTGCCATTGGAACTATTATTGGTGCCTTTGCCAACGGTTGGCTCACTCAACGTTTCGGATATCGACAAACACTGGTAGCGTCACTTCTAGCTATCACAGGCTTTATCTTCATCACTTTCTTTGCTCACAACCTGCCCATGTTACTCGTTGGCTCTACTCTCTGCGGTCTACCATGGGGCGTATTTGCGACTATGGCCCCAGCTTATGCGTCCGAGATTTGTCCTATGGCTCTTAGAGGTTATCTTGCCAACTACGTTTGTCTTTGCTGGGCTCTCGGTCAACTTCTCGCGGCTGGTGTTCTTTTCAGTTTCTCTGACAATACTACGCAGTGGGCGTACCGCATCCCCTTTGCGATCCAGTGGATCTGGCCTATCCCTCTTCTGATCATTCTGTGGTTCACTCCTGAATCGCCCTACTGGCTCGCTCAAAAGAACCGACTTGAAGATGCGAAGAAGGTCCTTCGACGAATCTCGGCCAAGAGCAACAAGTCGGATGAGGATCTTGATAAACAACTTGCTATGATTGTGCACACAAACAAGATAGAAAGCGAGCACAGTACCGGATCTAGCTACCTGGACTGTTTCAAGGGTATTAACCTTCGTCGAACTGAGATTGTTAGTCTTGTGTTTGTCGCGCAGAATACTACTGGTGTTGGTATCGGTGGCACACCAACCTACTTTTTCGTTCAAGCCGGTGTCGATCCCAAGAACTCTTTCAAGTTCGCTACGGGTGCTCTTGGTCTCGCATCTGTTGGTGTCATCATCTCATGGGCTCTCATCTACCGCATCGGCCGGCGAACGCTGTATGTTTGGGCTTGTGGCGCATGCACAGTGCTCATGCTTCTCATCGGTATTCTTGCTAGCGTTCCACAGTCCCAGGCCGTGAGCTTTGGACAGGCGGGCATTGTGCTGATCTGGGAGATTGTATTTTACGCAACTATCGGTCCCGTTTGCTACGCGATTATTGGCGAGATCCCTGCTGTCAACGTTCGCAGCAAGAGTATCTGTCTTGCTCGTATTGCGTATTACATTTCACAGATCTTGAACAATACTTATGGACCTTACATGATCAATCCCACTGAGGGCGATTGGAAGGGTAAAGTTGGTTACTTTTGG GCCGGTCTCTCTCTGCTGACTTTTGTCTGGGCTTactttcgtctcccagaaaCCAAG GACCGATCATTTGAGGAGATTGATATTCTTTTCGCCAATAAAACATCTGCTAGGAAGTTTGCTGAGACCAAGGTCGATGCTTATGCTGAAGATTCTGAGGGTCGCATCGTCAAAGAGGTTGGAGTTTGA
- a CDS encoding hypothetical protein (CAZy:GH39) — translation MPEDYMSMLRSLPDEEAKVKGPAVGVATVDLAVTTGPPRHLASGILYGIPDKPDQIPERFYKEIGFNYGRGGGSQLPNTKGYAVNNEDYKARFSSALSNYNTTRKYGGEFIYLLPPLWGADGGQSETFEYPGDNSDWRRWDTFLEQTLKDIQDSDMSKGLVIDIWNEPDLSFFWGASKQQWLTLWSRTFKKVKETLPSVRIAGPSISAIPTINHEWWNDFLTECLENDTLPDQWSWHMESGNDCDTMAGSMKTFHELLAKFDIPLDKAQDVNINEYAVYGEQVPSAGAWWIAGLERENAHGLRGNWAIAGALHDFLADGEYRIDGDGYWPTAEYQVYKYYGSDMTGERVKTTPTLDGFLDVYATRDANAIRILAGTRSRSGDWAIDVMGLPENVEVKIRTLAFVVVDEDKFKRVDGPENLEETSRVVENASLRLKIEHKDTTTAYAFEVTLPME, via the exons ATGCCTGAAGACTACATGTCAATGTTGCGGAGCCTGCCTGATGAGGAGGCGAAAGTCAAAGGGCCTGCTGTTGGTGTTGCAACCGTTGACTTGGCCGTTACAACTGGGCCACCTCGTCACCTTGCCTCTGGTATCCTTTACGGTATACCTGATAAGCCTGATCAGATCCCTGAGCGGTTTTACAAGGAGATTGGTTTCAACTATGGGCGAGGTGGAGGATCTCAGCTTCCAAACACCAAAGGCTATGCTGTCAATAATGAAGACTATAAG GCAAGATTCTCGTCAGCGTTGAGTAATTACAACACAACGCGCAAGTATGGAGGAGAGTTCATCTACCTACTCCCTCCCCTTTGGGGAGCTGATGGTGGCCAGTCTGAGACCTTCGAGTATCCTGGTGACAATAGTGACTGGAGACGCTGGGATACCTTCTTAGAGCAGACACTCAAGGATATCCAAGACTCTGATATGTCAAAGGGCCTTGTCATTGACATCTGGAACGAGCCTGATCTAAGCTTCTTCTGGGGTGCTTCCAAACAGCAGTGGCTGACTCTTTGGTCTCGCACTTTCAAGAAGGTCAA GGAAACACTCCCATCAGTCAGGATTGCAGGTCCAAGCATATCCGCAATTCCAACCATCAACCACGAATGGTGGAACGACTTCCTGACCGAGTGCCTCGAAAACGACACTCTTCCTGATCAATGGTCATGGCACATGGAGAGTGGCAACGACTGCGATACTATGGCCGGATCGATGAAGACATTCCACGAACTATTGGCCAAATTCGATATCCCTCTCGACAAAGCGCAGGacgtcaacatcaacgagTACGCTGTCTACGGCGAACAGGTCCCGTCTGCAGGGGCCTGGTGGATCGCCGGTCTCGAACGCGAAAATGCTCATGGGCTGAGGGGTAACTGGGCAATAGCTGGAGCTCTGCATGACTTCTTGGCTG ATGGAGAATACCGGATTGACGGCGACGGATACTGGCCTACAGCAGAGTATCAAGTATACAAATACTACGGCTCCGATATGACAGGCGAACGCGTCAAGACCACGCCAACCCTAGACGGTTTCCTAGACGTCTACGCAACAAGAGACGCAAACGCCATCCGCATCCTTGCTGGAACTCGGTCCAGATCTGGTGACTGGGCGATTGATGTGATGGGCTTGCCTGAAAATGTTGAAGTCAAGATCAGAACTCTGGCATTTGTAGTAGTTGACGAAGACAAGTTCAAGAGGGTTGACGGTCCTGAGAATTTGGAGGAAACGTCGCGGGTTGTTGAAAATGCTAGTTTGAGACTCAAAATTGAGCATAAAGACACAACGACGGCTTATGCTTTCGAGGTCACGCTTCCGATGGAATAG
- a CDS encoding hypothetical protein (TransMembrane:2 (o343-363i658-678o)) encodes MPHVHQDRASLVQSDSGVDLASNMQSLPSNTHFPISPQHEPSARPSQYHENNRDTAMQQPQTFEYDLGSCDIDWDFPMNWLPYNNEIETNYCSILGLDGNPASTGSLNPPYGNDQSVNQTALSSFAMDNTPQTVSTVASLSQGSGVAASPQLSMTSDRTIPGDLYATSSNGARRPCTARSKQLLPPIGIESCRQLPSISQDSRLRTKNSDWAFPDFDHINIQNFEELREPTITEATYAKMYDAFENTCLESGIFKDEFTCSEFPPLAILDYCTMLFFEHFNAIFSIVHPNLVDLNADWVLTLAICAIGSQYSATEDIDACVQPLHEFLRRVLVVRLQLGNSEMSLALAQALVLSQVGLLYHGTSKFRRSSHQRVSDLQTVINLYWQFYSQSESDINTELSRRGSNSHEKWKTWVQEETLRRLCYFIWLLDRMGCYFFTDHHTVTFDVQDISLPHDGLWSQTCSSDWLKTYQRVEENPSLSSAVNTIFRDRTTKSDLGEFSRIILLHAVYREYSTVNTYCKRSLSSWMPQNDPDKHDEDSGALALTDSNWRNAALDCVDTLHWAANGMIASLLGAEHPTVLHLHFSRVVLLVPREMLMTLAKYIEAPEDAKKMASNQQKALQAEREISKWAQKDGSKARLAVLHCGCFLWHIRRYAKMAFYEPPCVLWAILTLWAYSVYSSKSRRSSGEERSGSVTRRPSPDHTKVASDDENPTFIRLDRPNDDEMVQLFVRTGVLKAYISGVGDIYAPTAPTRILREGRKILESVSLAWGRSTENLDLLKALG; translated from the exons ATGCCGCACGTACATCAAGACAGGGCTTCCCTTGTGCAGTCAGACAGCGGTGTGGATCTTGCAAGTAACATGCAGTCCCTGCCATCCAACACACATTTTCCGATATCACCTCAGCATGAACCAAGCGCAAGGCCAAGTCAATATCATGAGAACAATAGGGACACAGCGATGCAACAGCCTCAGACATTTGAATATGACCTTGGCTCGTGTGATATTGACTGGGACTTTCCTATGAACTGGCTACCATACAATAACGAGATCGAAACTAATTATTGTTCGATACTGGGCCTGGACGGAAACCCGGCTTCAACAGGGTCCCTCAACCCCCCGTATGGCAACGACCAATCCGTGAACCAGACCGCTTTGAGCTCCTTTGCTATGGACAACACTCCGCAGACAGTCTCAACGGTTGCTTCACTCTCTCAGGGAAGCGGAGTGGCTGCCTCTCCCCAGCTCAGTATGACGTCCGATCGCACCATCCCTGGCGACCTGTACGCTACGAGCTCGAATGGCGCGCGAAGACCGTGTACGGCTCGATCAAAGCAATTACTTCCTCCAATAGGTATCGAGAGCTGCAGACAACTGCCTTCTATTTCTCAAGATTCCAGATTAAGAACAAAGAATAGTGACTGGGCGTTTCCAGACTTCGATCACATTAATATCCAAAACTttgaagaacttcgagaacCAACGATAACAGAAGCCACCTATGCGAAAATGTACGACGCTTTCGAGAACACGTGCCTCGAATCGGGCATTTTCAAAGACGAGTTCACATGTTCGGAATTTCCACCACTAGCAATCTTGGATTACTGCACAATGCTCTTCTTCGAACACTTCAACGCCATATTTTCGATTGTGCACCCAAACCTGGTGGACCTCAATGCCGACTGGGTTCTTACCCTCGCGATTTGTGCAATAGGAAGCCAGTATTCCGCCACTGAGGACATCGATGCATGTGTTCAACCCCTACATGAGTTCCTAAGGAGAGTTTTGGTCGTTCGTTTACAGCTGGGGAATTCAGAAATGAGCCTCGCTTTAGCACAGGCTCTTGTCTTGAGTCAGGTCGGTCTGTTATACCACGGTACAAGTAAATTTCGTCGCAGCAGTCATCAACGAGTGAGTGATCTACAAACAGTTATCAACCTGTACTGGCAATTCTATTCACAGTCGGAGAGCGACATCAACACTGAACTCAGTCGAAGGGGATCCAACTCCCATGAAAAGTGGAAGACATGGGTTCAAGAAGAAACTTTGAGGAGACTGTGCTACTTTATATGG CTTTTGGATCGCATGGGCTGCTACTTCTTTACCGATCATCACACTGTCACGTTTGATGTGCAAGATATCAGTTTGCCTCACGATGGCCTATGGTCTCAAACATGCTCATCAGACTGGTTGAAAACATACCAGCGCGTCGAgg AAAACCCTTCGCTCTCATCAGCCGTAAACACCATCTTCCGTGACCGAACCACCAAGTCGGACCTGGGAGAATTTTCTCGCATCATTCTGCTTCATGCGGTCTATCGAGAATACTCAACCGTAAATACCTACTGCAAACGCTCTCTATCATCATGGATGCCACAGAACGACCCCGACAAACACGACGAGGACTCGGGCGCACTAGCTCTTACGGATTCTAACTGGAGAAATGCTGCGCTTGATTGTGTAGACACATTACATTGGGCGGCGAACGGGATGATAGCTTCATTGCTGGGCGCAGAGCATCCTACTGTGCTTCATTTACATTTTTCACGAGTCGTTCTCCTTGTGCCTAGGGAGATGCTCATGACTTTAGCAAAATATATCGAGGCACCTGAGGATGCAAAGAAGATGGCGTCGAACCAGCAAAAAGCGTTACAGGCTGAACGGGAAATTTCCAAATGGGCGCAAAAGGATGGG TCAAAAGCACGTCTCGCAGTTTTGCATTGTGGTTGCTTCCTTTGGCACATCCGTCGATATGCCAAGATGGCATTTTACGAACCCCCATGTGTGCTCTGGGCGATCCTCACTTTGTGGGCCTACAGCGTGTACTCATCTAAATCAAGACGATCTTCAGGCGAAGAACGTAGTGGGAGTGTGACACGCCGCCCATCACCGGACCATACCAAGGTCGCTTCGGACGACGAGAACCCAACATTCATAAGGCTAGATCGTCCGAACGACGATGAAATGGTCCAATTATTCGTGAGGACGGGCGTTCTGAAGGCATACATTAGTGGCGTCGGAGATATATATGCCCCTACAGCGCCTACTCGCATTTTGCGTGAGGGGAGGAAGATCCTCGAGTCCGTGTCCCTGGCTTGGGGTCGAAGCACAGAAAACCTGGATTTGTTGAAAGCTCTTGGATGA
- a CDS encoding hypothetical protein (CAZy:GH127), whose amino-acid sequence MSHPQCTFHHTTFIPGSVLYRRRTTVAKTTLHTQLKRLRDTGRYDCFKLQWHEIYGDKSMWPVPFHLFWDSDIAKWIEGACYFLHDEFDPEIDAAVKELVETIRGAQQDDGYLNVHFTVVEPGKRWTNLQDMHELYNAGHLIEAAIAHHYYYKNDLLLGPIEKYVALIHRTFGPADNQLHGYPGHPEIELALFRLYQTTGNQTAYDLSRYFIEERGNKTGQAGEHYFEWESKQRGQNIYQRPDSYPEHASHWYCQAHKPILEQDTVEGHSVRAMYLLTAVADMVCIDNQPLRASSDWKNTLYCLWNNMVDKKMYLTGGIGAIKQWEGFGRDYFLPQSTDEGGCYAETCASIAVVMLAERLLHIDLDGRFADVLELCLYNNVMTSMSLDGNAFTYVNQLGSSESDKSVREEWFWCACCPPNVTRLYGSLGGYLWDFGETSKDEVYINVHLYSKAVMKFKVAGQEVSLEQDSDWPWDGLVKFRLSAPESLKTTIQLRVPGWSRGQYHVSPEPSQGSISLHKGYITLDPAYVAKYAQFSLNIGNFKPVYVAPHPYTNQRTLTLTRGPLVYCMEDADNTWEYNHFKDIGIKASTVVDEERKQVGEEDYVALKTSCWRRTLEDTEAGVAPGSVVDCDENTGAKMEAIFVPYYLRANRGGNGHMRVGLNRI is encoded by the exons ATGTCTCACCCTCAATGCACCTTTCACCACACAACCTTTATCCCGGGTTCTGTCCTGTACCGCCGGCGGACCACAGTAGCAAAGACAACTCTACACACACAACTAAAGCGTCTTCGCGATACAGGTCGCTATGACTGCTTCAAACTACAGTGGCATGAGATTTATGGCGACAAGTCCATGTGGCCTGTCCCCTTCCATCTTTTCTGGGATAGTGACATAGCCAAGTGGATTGAAGGCGCTTGTTACTTTCTTCATGACGAGTTTGATCCTGAGATAGACGCCGCTGTCAAGGAATTGGTTGAAACTATTCGTGGGGCGCAACAAGATGATGGATATCTAAATGTCCACTTTACCGTGGTCGAGCCCGGGAAAAGATGGACTAATCTGCAGGATATGCATGAACT GTACAACGCAGGCCACCTCATCGAAGCTGCTATTGCGCACCACTATTACTACAAGAACGACCTCCTACTCGGACCCATCGAGAAATACGTTGCTCTGATCCATCGAACATTCGGACCTGCAGACAACCAATTACACGGTTATCCAGGCCATCCAGAGATCGAACTAGCACTCTTCCGACTATACCAAACCACTGGTAACCAAACGGCCTATGACCTATCCCGATACTTCATAGAAGAGCGCGGCAACAAAACAGGCCAAGCCGGAGAGCATTACTTCGAATGGGAGTCCAAGCAGCGAGGCCAGAACATCTATCAGAGGCCTGACAGCTACCCAGAGCATGCTTCCCACTGGTATTGTCAAGCTCACAAGCCCATCCTGGAACAAGATACTGTTGAAGGCCACTCGGTCCGAGCAATGTATCTCTTAACCGCCGTTGCTGACATGGTCTGCATCGACAACCAACCCCTCAGAGCTTCATCAGACTGGAAAAATACACTATACTGTCTATGGAACAACATGGTGGACAAAAAAATGTACCTTACAGGCGGCATAGGGGCTATCAAACAGTGGGAGGGCTTCGGACGTGATTACTTCCTTCCTCAGAGCACTGATGAAGGAGGCTGTTATGCCGAGACTTGCGCCTCCATCGCAGTCGTGATGCTTGCGGAACGCCTTCTCCACATCGATCTCGACGGGAGGTTTGCAGATGTCTTGGAATTGTGTTTATACAATAACGTCATGACTTCAATGAGTCTTGATGGAAATGCTTTCACGTATGTGAACCAACTTGGAAGTTCAGAGAGTGACAAGAGTGTGCGCGAGGAGTGGTTCTGGTGCGCTTGTTGTCCGCCCAATGTCACACGTCTGTATGGCTCCTTAGGTGGATATCTCTGGGACTTCGGGGAAACCTCCAAGGATGAAGTGTATATCAACGTGCACTTGTATTCAAAAGCTGTCATGAAGTTCAAGGTGGCTGGACAAGAAGTGTCACTGGAACAGGACTCAGACTGGCCATGGGATGGGCTCGTTAAGTTTCGTCTATCAGCTCCCGAGTCACTGAAGACCACGATACAACTCAGAGTTCCTGGGTGGTCTCGAGGTCAGTACCACGTGAGCCCAGAGCCAAGTCAAGGAAGCATAAGTCTAcataaaggctatattacCCTCGACCCGGCTTACGTTGCCAAATACGCACAGTTCTCTTTGAACATTGGCAACTTCAAACCCGTATATGTTGCGCCTCACCCATATACAAACCAGCGCACATTGACGCTTACTCGGGGACCTCTGGTGTATTGTATGGAGGACGCTGATAATACCTGGGAGTATAACCATTTCAAGGATATCGGGATAAAGGCGTCTACCGTGGTTGATGAGGAGAGGAAACAGGTTGGAGAAGAGGATTATGTCGCATTGAAGACGTCTTGTTGGCGCCGAACGTTAGAAGATACCGAGGCTGGTGTGGCTCCTGGTAGTGTAGTTGATTGCGATGAAAATACAGGTGCAAAGATGGAAGCCATTTTTGTGCCTTACTATCTACGGGCTAACAGAGGAGGCAATGGGCATATGAGAGTTGGACTCAACCGTATCTGA
- a CDS encoding hypothetical protein (TransMembrane:1 (o15-42i)) codes for MPLFLFLKFVIISSLFPFINITMALVFILYSSALALVTYLIFKHTQQRRKGPLPPGPKGLPLLGNVLDLPPPGTIEWVHWQKHKEKYGPISSVSVLGQLFVILHDKQTITDLLETRALKTASRPKLVFAGDVVGYDSIMGMMPFDRTFRLHRKLTATQVSSKSIGRFEPIQELEISRLLQRIHKDHNSDNLPEHLNQVSGSIMLRILYNYETDPSQNDHIVSMANTVMEEFSQATSPGAWAVDLIPWLKYLPEWMPGTSFKKTARIYRDHLLQNVKDPYDYVRDQMTRGNDNLSYVAGLVKDIHRKIDPEEESVIQWTAASMMNAGTDTTGATLLSFFAAMVIYPDVQKRAQEEIDRIIGGSRLPSFSDKANLPYINAIAQETLRWHTLAPMGFPHMTTEDDTYKARCPRAMDPFATVTGVGYAELNLFVVPQDASSCISPEESNHEVERYWDEPLSTIAVFHDSCWNMLLDYVSLKTTIVYEKNDIAQCLYDIVYDLPSSEDCSVIIGQQVRQRSGRGNSVLPARYKYAEANPDILPITHAKATKPFETDTRPLPFDADANSFSKLPLEIMHHLVSFMDSPTLCNFRLSSKVIASLAHTDNLPQAFWASRFAADHEMGFFPLNWESSDGPKDWRRLYFYLRDNLKNRSRTGHMRSRRRIWSCIKRLRFLIKMMIQHTPDFQDNGSLLKDIDVQGLHITDMIKGLTTLNPLRKKGSQFLVIDPKQAKTDGLRMSISTITLQSVSYICGLRISTGDDKFTGDEISRVGFVLPSTETHLCISKSARLVAIRVAVSIGGIIGIELEEEDAMGQVMWQSMGQLRDLPDFSGIVTLKPKNESQISGLILGFDSYKAISIQLVERANHWGQKSSPRLKSWVWHSVEPSSHTLIMPPDMERVFINDQPTVAFNMDFGGPDGTWLPLLVHISVLTFEQTDGLRGFAFYYKDGSCKRS; via the exons ATGCCTttgttcctcttcctcaaatTTGTTATCATCAGTAGcctttttccttttataAACATTACCATGGCTTTGGTTTTCATTCTCTATTCTAGTGCCTTGGCGTTGGTTACTTATCTCATCTTCAAGCACACTCAACAACGCAGGAAGGGTCCTCTACCACCAGGTCCTAAAGGGTTACCTCTCCTCGGAAATGTACTTGATCTCCCTCCACCAGGAACGATAGAATGGGTTCACTGGCAGAAGCATAAAGAGAAATATGGCCCGATCTCTTCCGTCTCCGTTCTGGGACAGTTGTTTGTCATACTGCACGACAAACAGACCATCACAGATCTTTTGGAGACGCGGGCTTTGAAAACTGCTTCAAGGCCAAAGCTGGTGTTTGCGGGTGACGT TGTTGGATATGATAGTATCATGGGCATGATGCCGTTTGACAGGACATTTCGATTGCATCGCAAGCTTACGGCGACCCAAGTCAGCAGTAAGTCCATTGGCAGATTCGAGCCCATACAGGAGCTTGAGATATCCCGACTACTTCAACGCATCCACAAAGACCACAATAGTGACAATCTACCCGAACATTTAAACCA AGTATCAGGGTCCATAATGCTACGAATTCTTTACAACTACGAAACAGACCCCAGTCAGAACGACCACATTGTCTCAATGGCCAATACAGTCATGGAAGAGTTCTCTCAAGCGACAAGTCCAGGTGCTTGGGCGGTAGACTTGATACCGTGGCTCAAGTACCTACCAGAATGGATGCCAGGTACAAGCTTCAAAAAGACAGCCAGGATCTACCGGGACCATCTACTGCAAAATGTCAAAGACCCTTATGATTATGTGAGAGATCAGATGACTCGCGGCAACGACAATCTCTCGTATGTCGCTGGTTTGGTCAAAGATATACATCGGAAAATCGACCCAGAAGAGGAGAGTGTTATCCAGTGGACGGCTGCTTCCATGATGAACGCCGGCACCGATACAACCGGCGCCACTCTACTCTCATTCTTTGCCGCCATGGTCATCTACCCCGACGTCCAGAAGCGAGCTCAAGAGGAGATTGATCGTATCATTGGAGGTTCGCGTCTCCCTTCCTTCTCCGACAAGGCCAATCTTCCTTACATCAACGCGATCGCTCAAGAAACATTACGCTGGCATACACTCGCACCCATGGGGTTCCCACATATGACTACAGAAGACGACACTTACAAAG CTCGCTGTCCACGAGCGATGGATCCGTTTGCCACAGTCACAGGAGTTGGATACGCTGAACTGAACTTGTTCGTTGTCCCCCAAGATGCATCCTCGTGCATTAGCCCTGAGGAATCTAATCATGAGGTCGAACGGTATTGGGACGAACCTCTCAGTACAATAGCAGTCTTTCATGACTCATGTTGGAATATGCTACTGGACTATGTCTCCTTGAAGACAACCATTGTGTATGAGAAGAACGACATTGCTCAGTGTCTCTATGATATTGTCTATGATCTTCCGTCAAGTGAGGATTGCTCCGTTATTATCGGACAGCAAGTTCGCCAAAGATCTGGGCGGGGAAACTCTGTCTTGCCGGCAAGATACAAATATGCAGAAGCAAACCCAGATATACTACCCATCACGCATGCCAAGGCCACGAAACCCTTTGAAACCGACACTCGACCCTTGCCCTTCGACGCCGACGCCAACAGCTTCTCCAAGCTACCCTTGGAAATAATGCATCACCTTGTCTCATTTATGGATTCTCCAACTCTATGCAATTTCAGATTGTCCTCAAAGGTTATCGCAAGTCTCGCTCACACCGACAACCTTCCTCAGGCATTCTGGGCAAGTCGTTTCGCTGCCGACCACGAGATGGGATTCTTTCCACTGAACTGGGAATCTTCAGATGGTCCCAAAGATTGGCGTCgattatatttctatttgAGAGACAACCTAAAGAATCGATCCCGAACCGGTCACATGCGGAGTCGAAGACGGATCTGGAGTTGTATCAAGCGCTTGAGGTTTCTCATCAAGATGATGATCCAGCACACTCCTGACTTTCAAGACAACGGGAGCCTCCTAAAAGACATTGATGTACAAGGTCTCCATATTACTGACATGATTAAAGGTCTCACTACATTAAATCCGCTCAGAAAAAAAGGCTCGCAGTTTCTTGTCATCGATCCAAAACAGGCCAAGACTGATGGCTTGCGGATGTCCATATCCACCATAACCCTTCAATCCGTTAGTTATATCTGTGGCTTGAGGATCTCTACAGGAGATGACAAATTTACTGGAGACGAGATCTCACGCGTCGGTTTTGTTTTACCCTCCACCGAGACGCATCTCTGTATTAGTAAATCAGCACGTTTGGTGGCTATCCGAGTCGCTGTCTCGATTGGAGGTATAATCGGAATTGAActtgaggaagaggacgCTATGGGCCAGGTCATGTGGCAATCGATGGGTCAACTAAGAGATCTACCTGATTTCTCTGGTATAGTAACTCTCAAGCCGAAAAATGAGAGTCAGATCTCCGGACTCATCCTCGGCTTCGAT TCTTATAAAGCCATATCGATTCAGTTGGTAGAAAGGGCTAATCACTGGGGTCAAAAATCCTCCCCAAGGCTCAAGTCCTGGGTATGGCATTCCGTCGAACCAAGCTCACATACTCTTATCATGCCACCCGACATGGAACGAGTCTTTATTAACGACCAACCGACTGTCGCATTCAATATGGATTTCGGTGGCCCAGATGGAACCTGGCTTCCACTTCTTGTTCATATTTCGGTTCTTACCTTTGAACAAACCGACGGACTTAGGGGGTTCGCTTTCTACTATAAAGACGGATCTTGCAAACG ATCATGA